The proteins below come from a single Asanoa ferruginea genomic window:
- a CDS encoding cupin domain-containing protein, whose product MTYDSAPTDDELDEFYADLRWADLYPLWTITDELLTPTPQPKAQPWLWSHKTLRELADRALRLIPVERGGERRVLSLGNPGLAGTPYAAGTLWGAVQCLRPGELAPAHRHSPGAIRFVLEGDGVWTTVNGDACDMRAGDLVLTPSWNWHEHTGGAESGMLWFDGLDLPIVQALDAIFFEPYPELRQPAPEIHNVSLTTYGDRERFVTGAVTDALHPGHSPLLIYPWTDTDARLGAIAAQSDEPMVSLEYVNPLNGASVLPTLSCAMHRIRPAAHTHPVRRTGNTIFVVFAGSGSSVVDGIRYDWSAGDIFVVPSWSAAEHRSDEGADLFALSDTPVLRALGLHREQHLDEPQPVTGTFTPRGA is encoded by the coding sequence ATGACGTACGACTCCGCGCCCACCGACGACGAACTCGACGAGTTCTACGCCGACCTCCGCTGGGCGGATCTCTACCCGCTCTGGACGATCACCGACGAGCTGCTGACACCCACTCCGCAGCCGAAGGCCCAGCCGTGGCTGTGGTCGCACAAGACGCTGCGCGAGCTGGCCGACCGGGCGCTGCGTTTGATCCCGGTCGAGCGGGGCGGCGAGCGGCGGGTGCTGAGCCTGGGCAATCCGGGGCTCGCCGGCACCCCGTACGCCGCGGGCACGCTCTGGGGTGCGGTCCAGTGCCTGCGCCCGGGCGAGCTCGCGCCCGCGCACCGCCACTCGCCGGGCGCGATCCGGTTCGTCCTCGAGGGCGACGGCGTCTGGACCACGGTCAACGGCGACGCCTGCGACATGCGCGCCGGCGACCTGGTGCTGACCCCGTCGTGGAACTGGCACGAGCACACCGGCGGCGCCGAGTCGGGCATGCTCTGGTTCGACGGCCTCGACCTGCCGATCGTCCAGGCGCTCGACGCGATCTTCTTCGAGCCCTATCCCGAGCTGCGCCAGCCGGCCCCGGAGATCCATAACGTCTCGCTGACCACCTACGGCGACCGGGAGCGGTTCGTCACCGGCGCCGTCACCGACGCCCTGCACCCCGGCCATTCGCCGCTGCTGATCTACCCGTGGACCGACACCGACGCCCGGCTCGGCGCAATCGCCGCGCAGAGTGACGAGCCGATGGTCAGCCTGGAGTACGTGAACCCGCTCAACGGCGCCAGCGTGCTGCCTACATTGAGCTGCGCCATGCACCGCATCCGGCCCGCCGCGCACACCCACCCGGTTCGGCGTACCGGAAACACGATCTTCGTGGTCTTCGCCGGCAGCGGGTCGAGCGTCGTCGACGGCATCCGCTACGACTGGTCGGCCGGCGACATCTTCGTCGTGCCGTCGTGGTCGGCCGCCGAACATCGCTCCGACGAAGGTGCCGACCTGTTCGCGCTGTCGGACACGCCCGTGCTGCGGGCCCTGGGCCTGCACCGCGAGCAGCACCTCGACGAGCCGCAGCCGGTCACCGGCACCTTCACCCCGCGGGGCGCCTGA
- a CDS encoding PDR/VanB family oxidoreductase, whose protein sequence is MRLLVDRVTWEAEDVVSVRLRGADLPAWTPGAHLEVVLPSGLIRQYSLCGDPADRTSYLVAVLRERAGRGGSAEIHDSALVGRALEVRGPRNHFALEPAPAYVFVAGGIGVTPLVAMARAAAGSGTPWRLHYGGRSRGSMAFVAELGRLSGGEVVYAPQDEVGLLDLDAIVAGAPPGAAIYACGPEGMLRAAQAAGDAVGRTVTVERFASSGNAVRGTSGAFEVDLRRSGLRLAVPADRSMLEVIRDVLPDVPYSCEEGYCGTCEVRVIDGAPEHRDDILSPDQRAAGDLVMICVSRSASPVLSLDL, encoded by the coding sequence ATGCGCCTGTTGGTGGACCGGGTCACCTGGGAGGCCGAGGACGTGGTGTCGGTCCGGCTCCGCGGCGCGGACCTGCCGGCCTGGACCCCGGGCGCACACCTTGAGGTGGTGCTGCCCAGCGGACTCATCCGGCAATACTCGCTGTGCGGGGACCCGGCCGATCGCACCTCTTATCTAGTAGCCGTCCTGCGCGAGCGCGCCGGGCGAGGCGGCTCGGCCGAGATCCACGACAGCGCGCTGGTCGGGCGGGCGCTCGAGGTGCGGGGTCCGCGCAACCATTTCGCGCTCGAACCCGCACCCGCGTACGTGTTCGTGGCCGGCGGCATCGGGGTCACCCCACTCGTCGCGATGGCCCGCGCCGCGGCCGGGTCCGGCACACCGTGGCGGCTGCACTACGGCGGCCGTAGCCGGGGGAGCATGGCGTTCGTCGCCGAGCTCGGCCGGCTGTCCGGGGGCGAGGTCGTCTACGCGCCGCAGGACGAGGTGGGGCTGCTCGACCTGGACGCGATCGTCGCCGGTGCCCCGCCGGGGGCGGCCATCTATGCCTGCGGCCCGGAGGGGATGCTCCGCGCCGCGCAGGCGGCCGGTGATGCTGTCGGGCGCACGGTCACCGTCGAACGCTTCGCCTCGTCCGGCAATGCGGTGCGTGGCACGTCGGGCGCTTTCGAGGTCGATCTTCGCCGCAGCGGCCTCCGGCTGGCCGTTCCGGCTGACCGGAGCATGCTCGAGGTCATCCGGGATGTGCTGCCGGATGTGCCGTACTCGTGTGAAGAGGGTTATTGCGGCACGTGCGAGGTCCGGGTGATCGACGGGGCGCCCGAGCATCGCGACGACATCCTCAGCCCCGACCAGCGCGCGGCCGGCGACCTGGTGATGATCTGCGTGAGCAGGTCGGCCTCGCCGGTGTTGTCGCTCGACCTCTAA
- a CDS encoding FAD-dependent oxidoreductase, producing the protein MRSTEVTQSSPIVIVGGGPVGMTAATALSGAGLPVVLVEATPTVQTDWRASTFHPPTLELLAELGVADEMRAEGLAVPRYQFRDRTDGLVAEFDYGLLAGETPFPYRLQLNQQRLVRMLADRLAARPGVTVRFGARAVALRQDRAGVTVRIESDQGPEELHGSFVIGADGARSTVRGLLGVPFEGFTYEQRFVIASTSAELSELLPGIADVNYVADPEEWIFLLRTPESWRAVYPVPAQQSVEEATDPVSIQAHLQGIAANPAGYPIDDFQIYNVHQRVATTFRTGRVVLVGDAAHVNSPLGGVGLNSGIHDAVDVARRIARLQADPDPAADRLDAELDEFDRVRRQVAVEYVQADTKRNTERLMERDPARRAANYAELRATAADPELARAWCRRASLLESVNRFGIGRPPTPVPAL; encoded by the coding sequence ATGCGATCAACCGAGGTCACCCAGTCGTCGCCCATCGTGATCGTCGGTGGGGGACCGGTCGGGATGACCGCGGCCACGGCCCTGTCCGGCGCGGGCCTGCCCGTCGTCCTGGTCGAGGCCACGCCGACCGTGCAGACCGACTGGCGCGCCTCGACGTTCCACCCGCCGACGCTGGAACTGCTGGCCGAGCTCGGCGTCGCCGACGAGATGCGGGCCGAGGGCCTCGCGGTCCCGCGCTACCAGTTCCGCGACCGGACGGACGGCCTGGTCGCCGAGTTCGACTACGGCCTGCTCGCCGGCGAGACCCCGTTTCCCTACCGGCTCCAGCTCAACCAGCAGCGCCTCGTGCGGATGCTGGCCGACCGGCTCGCCGCCCGCCCGGGCGTGACCGTGCGGTTCGGGGCCCGCGCGGTGGCATTGCGGCAGGACCGTGCCGGCGTGACCGTGCGCATCGAGAGCGACCAGGGGCCCGAGGAGCTGCACGGCTCGTTCGTCATCGGCGCCGACGGCGCCCGCAGCACCGTGCGGGGCCTGCTCGGCGTGCCGTTCGAAGGCTTCACCTACGAGCAGCGCTTCGTCATCGCGAGCACCTCGGCCGAGCTGAGCGAGCTGCTGCCCGGGATCGCCGACGTCAACTACGTCGCCGACCCCGAAGAATGGATCTTCCTCCTGCGTACGCCGGAATCGTGGCGGGCCGTTTATCCCGTGCCTGCACAGCAGAGCGTCGAGGAAGCCACCGACCCCGTCTCGATCCAGGCCCACCTTCAGGGCATCGCGGCCAACCCGGCGGGATATCCGATCGACGACTTCCAGATCTACAACGTCCACCAGCGGGTCGCGACGACCTTCCGGACCGGGCGGGTCGTGCTCGTCGGCGACGCCGCCCACGTCAACAGCCCACTCGGCGGCGTCGGCCTCAACAGCGGCATCCACGACGCGGTCGACGTCGCCCGCCGCATCGCCCGCCTCCAGGCCGACCCGGACCCGGCCGCGGACCGCCTCGACGCCGAGCTCGACGAGTTCGACCGGGTCCGCCGGCAGGTCGCCGTCGAGTACGTCCAGGCGGACACCAAGCGCAACACCGAACGGCTGATGGAACGGGACCCGGCCCGACGCGCCGCGAACTATGCCGAGCTGCGCGCCACCGCGGCCGACCCCGAGCTGGCCCGGGCCTGGTGCCGCCGGGCGTCGCTGCTGGAGAGCGTCAACCGCTTCGGCATCGGCCGCCCACCGACGCCGGTCCCGGCACTCTGA
- a CDS encoding fumarylacetoacetate hydrolase family protein: MRLAIFDDHRLGAVTDAGVVDVTAALPWAVDPDPLTAGWWRRLCRDFDAVHDDLRQAAADGVAVSGATLRAPVLNPSKIVACASNYAAHVAEMHDVQQRTLGRVESWMMDFDVFLKAPSSVIGPNDDIRLPPEVVAAGHEIHHESELVIIIGQGGTDIPEDRAMAHIRGYTIGLDITVRSPADRSRRKSHDTFSPLGPWLTTADEITDPGDLDIRLACNGETRQEVNTSGLLTSIPRIVSYASRMMTLLPGDVIFTGAPPGVGPIHAGDILETSISGLGAMRHQVR; the protein is encoded by the coding sequence ATGCGGCTCGCCATCTTCGACGACCACCGCCTCGGCGCGGTCACCGACGCCGGCGTCGTCGACGTCACCGCCGCACTGCCCTGGGCGGTCGACCCCGACCCGCTGACCGCGGGCTGGTGGCGGCGGCTGTGCCGGGACTTCGACGCGGTACACGACGACCTGCGCCAGGCGGCCGCGGACGGTGTCGCCGTCTCCGGGGCCACCCTGCGCGCGCCCGTGCTCAACCCATCGAAGATCGTGGCTTGCGCGAGCAACTACGCCGCGCACGTGGCCGAGATGCACGACGTGCAGCAGCGCACCCTCGGCCGGGTGGAGAGCTGGATGATGGACTTCGACGTCTTCCTCAAAGCCCCGTCGTCGGTGATTGGCCCGAATGACGACATCCGCCTCCCGCCCGAGGTGGTCGCCGCCGGCCACGAGATCCACCACGAGTCGGAGCTCGTGATCATCATCGGCCAGGGCGGCACCGACATCCCGGAGGACCGGGCGATGGCGCACATCCGCGGCTACACGATCGGGCTCGACATCACCGTCCGCAGCCCCGCCGACCGGTCGCGGCGCAAGAGCCACGACACGTTCAGCCCGCTCGGCCCCTGGCTGACCACCGCCGACGAGATCACCGACCCGGGCGACCTGGACATCCGCCTCGCCTGCAACGGTGAGACCCGCCAGGAGGTCAACACGTCCGGACTGCTCACCTCTATACCCCGGATCGTGTCGTACGCCTCCCGCATGATGACCCTGCTCCCCGGCGACGTGATCTTCACCGGCGCACCGCCCGGCGTCGGCCCGATCCACGCGGGCGACATTCTCGAGACGTCGATCAGCGGTCTCGGCGCGATGCGCCACCAGGTGCGTTGA
- a CDS encoding DUF2625 family protein: MRIFDLLWQPDLVDQSAWSDVTAAVAAAPYPIRVLPADPDRATTCSAALGITTRSWLGAVVANAGGLLVDHGWVRVLGCGYDRLPDVVTAAGVLTVGYDVMGGQFAWLQADPNARPTVHYFGPDDLGWLDLEQGYAEWLNAILGGSLTRFYETLRWPGWEAETEGLNLDEGFSVWPPPFTKEGKDVSAASRRPIPMAELVSFYEDAARQLGGPSR, translated from the coding sequence GTGCGCATTTTCGACCTGTTGTGGCAGCCTGATCTTGTGGATCAATCAGCGTGGTCGGACGTGACAGCCGCCGTAGCAGCAGCGCCCTACCCGATCCGAGTGCTGCCGGCCGATCCGGACCGGGCCACCACCTGTTCCGCGGCGCTGGGTATCACCACGCGATCGTGGCTCGGCGCCGTGGTTGCCAATGCCGGAGGTCTGCTGGTGGACCATGGCTGGGTCCGCGTTCTGGGATGCGGCTACGACCGCCTGCCGGACGTCGTCACCGCGGCCGGCGTGCTCACCGTCGGCTACGACGTCATGGGCGGGCAGTTCGCATGGCTGCAAGCGGATCCGAACGCGCGCCCGACCGTGCACTACTTCGGGCCTGACGATCTCGGTTGGCTCGACCTCGAACAGGGGTATGCCGAGTGGCTGAATGCGATCCTCGGCGGTTCGCTGACCCGTTTCTACGAGACTTTGCGCTGGCCGGGGTGGGAGGCCGAGACCGAAGGCCTCAACCTCGACGAGGGTTTCAGCGTCTGGCCCCCGCCGTTCACGAAGGAAGGGAAGGACGTCTCCGCCGCATCCCGGAGACCCATTCCCATGGCGGAGCTGGTCTCGTTCTACGAGGATGCCGCGCGGCAACTCGGCGGGCCTTCTCGCTAG